From one Comamonas piscis genomic stretch:
- a CDS encoding peptidylprolyl isomerase, translated as MRSWLTSLGVVTVLATSSVAVMAQATDPVLIEGHGVAVRESDILSDATRLPPEMRASFLARKDSVAQMADAIYIRRVLAQRAKEAQLDKQPETAAAERIASDKVLSDAYWAKIDKDRAPDMKLVDAQVKAAYQVNKDKYQAPEQAHVAHILIANKDEAKAKEQIEKLRQEAASGADFAKLAKDNSSDSNSALKGGDLGPIPRGQTAPEFEAAAFALNKPGELSPVIKTQFGYHIIKLIEKKPARTMSLEEVKPQLEKQFLQEASQKARRAEVENIHEKTKTEPANLEALSAKFAAQK; from the coding sequence ATGCGTAGTTGGTTGACTTCCCTGGGCGTAGTGACGGTTTTGGCCACCAGCAGTGTGGCCGTGATGGCGCAAGCAACAGACCCAGTGCTGATCGAAGGCCACGGCGTGGCCGTGCGTGAGAGCGATATCCTGAGCGATGCCACGCGGCTGCCTCCTGAAATGCGCGCATCCTTCTTAGCCCGCAAAGACAGCGTGGCCCAGATGGCTGATGCCATCTATATTCGCCGCGTCCTGGCGCAGCGTGCCAAGGAAGCCCAGCTGGACAAGCAGCCGGAGACCGCAGCAGCGGAAAGGATTGCCAGCGACAAGGTACTGTCCGATGCTTATTGGGCAAAAATTGACAAGGATCGCGCTCCCGATATGAAGCTGGTGGATGCGCAGGTTAAGGCCGCGTATCAGGTCAACAAGGACAAGTACCAGGCGCCCGAGCAGGCGCATGTGGCGCATATCCTGATTGCAAACAAGGACGAGGCCAAGGCCAAGGAGCAGATCGAGAAGCTGCGCCAAGAGGCGGCTTCGGGTGCAGACTTTGCCAAGCTGGCCAAGGACAATTCTTCAGATTCCAACTCCGCACTCAAAGGCGGTGACCTGGGGCCTATCCCTCGTGGTCAAACCGCCCCTGAATTCGAAGCCGCTGCGTTTGCGTTGAACAAGCCAGGTGAGCTGAGCCCGGTAATCAAGACGCAGTTCGGCTACCACATCATCAAGCTGATCGAGAAGAAACCCGCGCGCACTATGTCGCTCGAAGAGGTGAAGCCGCAACTGGAGAAGCAGTTCCTTCAGGAGGCGTCCCAGAAGGCACGCAGGGCCGAGGTGGAAAATATCCATGAGAAGACCAAGACCGAGCCGGCCAACCTGGAAGCCTTGTCTGCCAAGTTTGCCGCACAGAAATAA
- a CDS encoding class I SAM-dependent methyltransferase produces MTTNSPSATSQGQQLLADAQLMLANGNFEAASGLLLRARAEKDVMLAAHALIEQHGLTGSFRNIMGLDCTISSADDIFGFFAGHPSSNNPLRDYLADGWRTLAELMTVMERVGQPLVQSQHFLEFASGHGRFTRHLAHLLGPGKVTVSDVVPDAVDFAQRTFGVQGFVSASVPEQLVAPRQYDTVFVLSLFSHLPRSTWGRWLQVLYNLVSPGGILVFSTHGIKAARFDSVPLDDEGFFFAPSSESNAIDPNEYGTAFTTEAFVRARIAETVGADKLEYFSPVQFWNHQDVYVLRKPS; encoded by the coding sequence ATGACCACGAATTCTCCCTCTGCGACAAGCCAGGGCCAGCAGCTGCTGGCCGATGCACAGCTGATGCTGGCAAATGGAAATTTTGAAGCGGCCTCGGGCCTGCTGCTGCGCGCCCGTGCCGAAAAAGACGTGATGCTGGCAGCGCATGCGCTGATCGAGCAGCACGGGCTGACCGGCTCGTTCCGGAACATCATGGGCCTCGATTGCACGATTTCCTCGGCCGATGATATTTTTGGCTTCTTTGCCGGCCACCCCAGCAGCAATAACCCGTTGCGTGATTACCTGGCCGATGGCTGGCGCACCCTGGCCGAGCTGATGACGGTGATGGAGCGAGTCGGCCAGCCGCTGGTGCAGAGCCAGCATTTTCTGGAGTTTGCCAGCGGCCATGGCCGCTTTACCCGGCACCTGGCACATCTGTTGGGTCCGGGCAAAGTGACGGTGTCGGATGTGGTGCCCGATGCGGTGGACTTTGCGCAGCGCACCTTTGGCGTGCAGGGCTTTGTCTCTGCCAGCGTGCCTGAGCAGCTGGTGGCACCGCGCCAGTACGACACGGTGTTTGTGCTGTCGCTGTTCAGCCATCTGCCGCGCAGCACCTGGGGCCGCTGGCTGCAAGTGCTGTACAACCTGGTATCACCGGGCGGCATCCTAGTGTTCAGCACGCATGGTATCAAGGCGGCCCGGTTTGACAGCGTGCCGCTCGACGACGAGGGCTTTTTCTTTGCGCCGTCGAGCGAATCGAACGCGATTGATCCGAACGAGTACGGCACGGCCTTCACGACCGAAGCCTTTGTGCGTGCCCGCATTGCCGAGACTGTCGGTGCCGACAAGCTCGAATATTTCTCCCCTGTACAGTTCTGGAACCACCAGGACGTGTACGTCCTGCGAAAGCCATCATGA
- a CDS encoding ABC transporter ATP-binding protein, giving the protein MAKTQEAAAVLVVKNLGKEYKLYDSPRQRVKALLSGRAMHRSHWALRDVSFSLGRGQCIGVVGDNGAGKSSLLKLLAGTMQPSAGSIERTGRITAILELGAGFHPDFSGRDNLYFAGSLIGISHEEMRKLEPEIIAFSELQDAIDRPVKTYSSGMNVRLAFALVTAVQPDVLIVDEALAVGDQSFQKKCIERILDFRQKGCTILFCSHSPYHIRHLCDAALWLEQGQVQMFGETEAVLAAYDVRTRQKRDEKEQLQWGDDAAAAVPEALADVAAAAIATEPVDPLDTPYAVQPPNQPKSEEAGNACILSVDIANLGPGDPPVLQGQDLVVTIKARGNGAERPNIGFMIEQNRGVGIACLATHEEGAVPQQLPDGSWQSVLSFPDLPLHSGDYVVSAFLFDGSGLAVYDEWFQYTVFRFIYPKPLPGLVRLPHHWG; this is encoded by the coding sequence ATGGCGAAAACGCAAGAGGCCGCGGCCGTGCTGGTGGTGAAGAATCTGGGCAAGGAGTACAAGCTCTATGATTCGCCACGCCAGCGGGTGAAGGCGCTGCTGAGTGGCCGTGCCATGCACCGCAGTCACTGGGCGCTGCGCGATGTCAGCTTCAGTTTGGGACGCGGTCAGTGCATCGGGGTGGTGGGCGACAACGGGGCTGGCAAGAGCTCGCTGCTCAAGCTGCTGGCGGGCACCATGCAGCCCTCCGCAGGTTCGATTGAGCGCACTGGCCGCATCACGGCCATTCTGGAGCTGGGAGCAGGCTTTCACCCTGATTTCAGCGGCCGCGACAACCTGTATTTTGCCGGCAGCCTGATCGGCATCAGCCATGAGGAAATGCGAAAGCTGGAGCCGGAGATCATTGCCTTCTCCGAGCTGCAGGACGCGATCGACCGGCCGGTCAAAACCTATTCATCGGGTATGAATGTGCGCCTGGCCTTTGCGCTGGTCACTGCCGTGCAGCCCGATGTACTGATCGTCGATGAGGCGCTGGCCGTGGGCGACCAGAGTTTTCAGAAGAAGTGCATCGAGCGCATTCTGGACTTTCGCCAGAAGGGCTGCACCATCCTCTTTTGCTCGCACAGCCCCTACCATATTCGCCATCTCTGCGATGCGGCGCTGTGGCTGGAGCAAGGCCAGGTGCAGATGTTTGGCGAGACCGAGGCGGTATTGGCGGCCTACGATGTGCGCACCCGCCAAAAGCGGGATGAGAAGGAGCAATTGCAGTGGGGCGACGATGCTGCAGCAGCGGTGCCGGAAGCGCTGGCCGATGTGGCCGCAGCGGCCATCGCTACAGAGCCCGTCGATCCGCTGGACACGCCCTATGCGGTGCAGCCGCCAAACCAGCCCAAATCCGAAGAGGCGGGCAATGCCTGCATCCTGTCAGTGGATATTGCGAACCTGGGTCCAGGCGATCCGCCGGTGCTGCAGGGCCAGGATCTGGTCGTCACCATCAAGGCGCGGGGCAATGGCGCTGAGCGGCCCAATATCGGCTTCATGATCGAGCAGAACCGGGGCGTGGGCATTGCCTGCCTGGCCACGCACGAAGAGGGCGCCGTGCCCCAGCAATTGCCCGATGGCAGCTGGCAGTCGGTGCTGAGCTTTCCGGACCTGCCTTTGCACAGCGGCGACTATGTGGTCAGCGCCTTTTTGTTTGATGGCTCGGGTCTGGCGGTCTATGACGAATGGTTCCAGTACACCGTCTTCCGCTTTATCTACCCCAAGCCGCTGCCTGGACTGGTACGATTGCCCCACCACTGGGGCTGA
- a CDS encoding glycosyltransferase family 2 protein, translated as MSSTLSTLRKLPHKLRQLSRSLYLLAADPRQLGSNSRRLWRAWRTGGSQMLKHQLLSLGHPDAPTVPVAPTDAWQDYQQRLANEVLPVLRAEIAALTQPVSISILVPTYNTDPAMLTAMVDSVRAQIYPHWELCIADDASTQPHVRSMLQELAAQEPRIKLHLGESNHGVSHASNRALALATSPFVVLLDHDDLLQPQAIYRVAQSVMADDPDMLYSDEVLVSPDGKQVLQYFHRPAFSPEYLRSHPYIVHMVGFRTALLRSLGGFDEALGISQDYDLILRVSEAASRIVHLPELLYQWRTHTGSAGHDKMAQVMATSTAVLQRHLDRSGVAARSASGVSFNFFETQHQIADGQRVAIIIPTKNYGSLVRQCVDSIRATVQHAAYDLIVIDHDSTEQASLDYFAQLQQEGTATVLRYQGPFNFSAINNWAVRQLTRPYSHYLFCNNDIEALESGWLEHMLSQCQDPSVGMVGAQLLYPDRTSIQHAGVCVGAFGIAEHYGKFLKLPPDRVDIAFMGRLVSTHEVSAVTAACLLMRKETFDAIDGYDEKLAVGFGDVDLCLRTLQLGWRVLYCPQATLVHHESITRGKAEGYDPHPEDSALFACRWRDFLDQGDPYFHPAFEVRHTCWLVRTPLHCEPSINRRLFSRSGLGQRMQRLSYSASVSMPVQLEEATVTTA; from the coding sequence TTGTCTTCCACTCTCTCTACTTTGCGCAAGCTGCCCCACAAGCTGCGCCAGCTCAGCCGCAGCCTGTACCTGCTGGCCGCCGATCCCCGCCAGCTGGGCAGCAACAGCCGCCGACTTTGGCGCGCCTGGCGCACCGGCGGCAGCCAGATGCTCAAGCACCAGCTGCTGTCGCTGGGCCACCCTGATGCGCCGACCGTGCCGGTCGCCCCCACCGATGCCTGGCAGGACTACCAGCAGCGCTTGGCCAACGAGGTGCTGCCGGTGCTGCGCGCCGAGATTGCAGCATTGACGCAGCCGGTCAGCATCTCCATCCTGGTACCCACCTACAACACCGACCCGGCCATGCTGACGGCGATGGTTGATTCGGTGCGCGCCCAGATCTACCCGCACTGGGAGCTGTGCATCGCCGACGACGCATCCACCCAGCCCCATGTGCGCAGCATGCTGCAAGAACTGGCTGCGCAGGAGCCGCGCATCAAGCTGCACCTGGGCGAGAGCAACCATGGCGTATCGCACGCCAGCAACCGGGCGCTGGCCTTGGCCACCTCCCCGTTTGTGGTGCTGCTGGACCATGACGACCTGCTCCAGCCCCAGGCCATCTACCGCGTCGCCCAAAGCGTCATGGCCGATGACCCGGACATGCTCTACTCAGACGAAGTGCTGGTCAGCCCTGATGGCAAGCAGGTACTGCAGTACTTCCACCGCCCGGCTTTCTCGCCCGAATACCTGCGCAGCCACCCCTATATCGTGCACATGGTCGGCTTTCGCACGGCGCTGCTGCGCAGCCTGGGTGGCTTTGACGAGGCCCTGGGCATTTCGCAGGATTACGACCTGATCTTGCGCGTCAGCGAAGCGGCCAGCCGCATCGTGCACCTGCCCGAGCTCCTCTACCAGTGGCGCACCCACACCGGCTCGGCCGGCCACGACAAGATGGCCCAGGTGATGGCCACCTCGACCGCCGTGCTGCAACGCCATCTGGACCGCAGCGGCGTTGCGGCACGTTCGGCGTCCGGCGTGTCCTTCAACTTCTTTGAGACCCAGCACCAGATCGCCGATGGCCAGCGCGTGGCCATCATCATCCCGACCAAGAACTACGGCAGCCTTGTGCGCCAGTGTGTGGACAGCATCCGCGCCACTGTGCAACATGCCGCCTACGACCTGATCGTGATCGACCATGACTCGACCGAGCAGGCCAGCCTGGACTATTTTGCCCAGCTGCAGCAAGAAGGCACCGCCACCGTGCTGCGCTACCAGGGGCCCTTCAATTTCTCGGCCATCAACAACTGGGCCGTCCGCCAGCTGACCCGCCCCTACAGCCACTACCTGTTCTGCAACAACGACATCGAGGCGCTGGAGAGCGGCTGGCTGGAGCACATGCTGTCGCAGTGCCAGGACCCGAGCGTTGGCATGGTGGGCGCGCAGTTGCTCTACCCCGACCGCACTTCGATCCAGCACGCCGGCGTCTGCGTGGGCGCCTTTGGCATTGCCGAGCACTATGGCAAGTTCTTGAAGCTGCCACCCGACCGCGTCGATATCGCCTTCATGGGCCGGCTGGTGAGCACGCATGAGGTATCGGCCGTGACTGCCGCCTGCCTGCTGATGCGCAAGGAAACCTTTGATGCCATCGACGGCTATGACGAGAAACTGGCCGTGGGCTTTGGCGATGTGGACCTGTGCCTGCGCACCCTGCAGCTGGGCTGGCGGGTGCTGTACTGCCCGCAGGCGACCTTGGTGCACCATGAATCCATCACCCGGGGCAAGGCTGAAGGCTATGACCCGCATCCTGAAGATTCGGCACTATTCGCCTGCCGCTGGCGCGATTTTCTGGACCAGGGCGACCCCTACTTCCACCCCGCTTTTGAAGTGCGCCACACCTGCTGGCTGGTGCGTACCCCGCTGCACTGTGAGCCCTCGATCAACCGCCGCCTCTTCAGCCGAAGTGGCCTGGGCCAGCGCATGCAGCGTTTGAGCTATAGCGCCAGCGTCTCGATGCCAGTGCAGCTGGAAGAAGCTACCGTCACAACCGCTTAA
- a CDS encoding ABC transporter permease, producing MLDSLIKNTRELVASRALVGVMTRREVAARHAGTALGVIWPYLQPLLSVAAYYLVFDIVFAMRLGEGASSHAVGTFLIVGALPWMAFCDAVSRGMGSLLEAGSILQKNPLPPVLFPVRSVLASSWIFGPLMLLLALCYIPVHHMQWGVLALLPLMAMQLLMTLLLSYALAIFAAALRDTVQLVGFMLSVGIYLTPILFPITMFPQGWRWLLWLNPMASYVMGYQSALLQGQWPELQVWVVSAVWIAVLAVVVNVLVRRSRDQLVDWL from the coding sequence ATGCTGGATTCCCTGATAAAAAATACCCGCGAGTTGGTCGCCAGTCGCGCCCTGGTCGGCGTGATGACGCGCCGCGAGGTGGCGGCACGCCACGCCGGCACAGCCTTGGGCGTCATCTGGCCCTACCTGCAGCCTCTGCTGTCTGTCGCCGCCTACTACCTGGTGTTCGACATCGTGTTTGCGATGCGGCTCGGTGAAGGCGCGTCCAGCCATGCGGTGGGCACCTTTCTGATCGTCGGTGCGCTTCCCTGGATGGCCTTTTGCGATGCGGTCTCGCGCGGTATGGGCAGTCTGCTGGAGGCAGGATCGATCTTGCAGAAGAACCCGCTGCCGCCGGTGCTGTTTCCGGTGCGATCGGTGCTGGCCAGCTCCTGGATTTTTGGCCCTTTGATGCTGCTGCTGGCACTGTGCTACATCCCCGTGCACCATATGCAATGGGGCGTATTGGCCTTGCTGCCACTGATGGCCATGCAACTGCTGATGACCTTGCTGCTGTCCTATGCGCTGGCGATCTTTGCAGCAGCCCTGCGCGATACCGTGCAACTGGTGGGCTTTATGCTGTCGGTGGGCATCTACCTGACGCCTATCCTGTTTCCGATCACGATGTTTCCGCAGGGCTGGCGCTGGCTGCTGTGGTTGAACCCGATGGCCTCGTATGTGATGGGCTACCAGTCCGCGCTGCTGCAAGGCCAGTGGCCTGAGCTGCAAGTCTGGGTGGTGAGCGCTGTATGGATTGCAGTGCTTGCCGTGGTGGTGAATGTGCTGGTGCGGCGCAGCCGCGACCAGCTGGTGGACTGGCTATGA
- the gspD gene encoding type II secretion system secretin GspD translates to MKSPVFFKTALVVALGQMGMLLPLHAQTAAAQPSAQPAVQANGSLPVIQAPNIMIGPKIGGDEGEESTEPRVLRGTDKLLNIDKSTPITGGAPVSFRFEEAPVAEVVRTVLGDILKIDYVMHPPLQGTVTLTTPKPIDPDKAVFLLEAALQANGLAMVRDARGTYQVGKPEVLRSLVGNVRMAGAPGSMAPGYGVIVVPLQYIGATEMSNILKPIIPGEALIKVDTVRNVLIMQGTRTQSEGWMEMVKTFDVDLLKGMSVGIYPLKHASIEEVSAALQMVNGGGGQAAQGQGGAGSAGIAGGSASAAAARRPGQAAGTAAGGTANSQLSGNAAAAAALLTSLGDSNPLFGALRVLPIPRLNALMVITPRASYLDEAERWIRRLDVPGYGGSEPELYVYRVQNGNAKYLAQVLNGIFGGQQGAGGNMTSGVAPGLNGVNNNNNNNNRFGGGFNSFGGSSGFSSGFGNNNGNRFGNSGNSQQQGGTPTVTATAIGDIRVVADEFNNTILVWSTGSQFRKIESSLKRLDVAPIQVLIEASIIEVTLNDNLAYGVEWLFRNSGIGGRDYSGTGSLGTLNNTTPGTVAAAAGNFTYSLFNSGGDIAARLSAVAGQGQVKMLSSPSVMVMDNHPASISVGEQIPVKVSSTITSTSFLSDNYQLKDTGVILNVTPSVNSGNMVSLQIDQSVIDSAGIDAASQQTKFSNRQLTSKLAVRSGESIVMGGLIRDRNEVSDSGIPLLKDIPIIGKAFSSTTRNSARTELLLVMTPRVVRTDVDVREVSEELRDRLRGLNDDDLLTRANNAPAPASRVAPVQPVQAQ, encoded by the coding sequence ATGAAGTCTCCCGTATTTTTCAAGACGGCGCTGGTAGTTGCATTGGGCCAGATGGGCATGCTGCTGCCGCTCCATGCGCAAACAGCGGCAGCCCAGCCGTCTGCCCAGCCTGCAGTGCAAGCCAACGGCTCTCTGCCCGTCATTCAAGCGCCCAATATCATGATCGGCCCCAAAATCGGCGGCGATGAAGGAGAGGAATCGACCGAACCCCGCGTGCTACGCGGCACGGACAAGCTGCTCAACATCGACAAGTCCACCCCGATCACTGGTGGTGCGCCGGTCAGCTTCCGTTTTGAAGAGGCGCCGGTGGCCGAGGTGGTGCGCACGGTGCTGGGCGATATCCTCAAGATCGATTACGTGATGCACCCGCCGCTGCAAGGCACGGTGACCTTGACAACGCCCAAGCCGATTGATCCGGACAAGGCCGTGTTCTTGCTGGAAGCGGCCTTGCAGGCCAATGGCCTGGCGATGGTGCGCGATGCCCGTGGTACCTACCAGGTCGGCAAGCCCGAGGTGCTGCGTAGCTTGGTCGGCAATGTGCGCATGGCCGGTGCCCCTGGCAGCATGGCACCCGGCTATGGCGTGATCGTGGTCCCGCTGCAATACATCGGCGCTACCGAGATGTCCAACATCCTCAAGCCCATCATCCCTGGTGAAGCGCTGATCAAGGTGGACACCGTACGCAATGTGCTGATCATGCAAGGCACGCGTACCCAGTCCGAGGGCTGGATGGAGATGGTCAAGACCTTTGACGTGGACCTGCTCAAGGGCATGTCCGTGGGCATCTACCCGCTCAAGCATGCATCGATTGAAGAAGTCAGCGCTGCGCTGCAGATGGTCAATGGTGGCGGCGGCCAAGCGGCGCAGGGCCAAGGCGGCGCTGGGTCGGCTGGCATCGCCGGCGGATCTGCCAGCGCCGCTGCCGCGCGTCGGCCAGGCCAAGCGGCGGGTACCGCCGCTGGCGGTACTGCCAACAGCCAGCTTAGCGGTAACGCCGCCGCTGCGGCTGCGCTGCTGACCTCGCTGGGCGATTCCAACCCGCTGTTTGGAGCGCTGCGTGTGCTGCCGATCCCGCGCCTCAACGCACTGATGGTGATCACACCACGCGCTTCCTACCTGGACGAGGCCGAGCGCTGGATTCGTCGCCTTGATGTGCCAGGTTATGGCGGCAGCGAGCCCGAGCTGTACGTCTACCGTGTGCAAAACGGCAACGCCAAATACCTGGCCCAGGTGCTCAATGGCATTTTTGGTGGCCAGCAGGGCGCCGGCGGCAACATGACTTCGGGTGTCGCTCCGGGTCTGAACGGCGTCAACAACAATAACAATAACAACAACCGCTTTGGCGGCGGTTTCAACAGCTTCGGCGGCAGCTCGGGCTTCTCCTCGGGCTTCGGCAACAACAACGGCAACCGGTTTGGCAACAGCGGAAATTCCCAGCAGCAGGGAGGTACCCCTACCGTCACTGCTACCGCCATTGGCGATATCCGCGTGGTGGCCGATGAATTCAACAACACCATCCTGGTCTGGTCCACTGGCTCGCAGTTCCGCAAGATCGAGTCCTCGCTCAAACGCCTGGATGTGGCGCCTATCCAGGTGCTGATCGAGGCAAGCATCATTGAGGTGACACTCAATGACAATCTGGCGTACGGTGTGGAATGGTTGTTCCGCAACAGCGGCATTGGAGGCCGCGATTACTCTGGCACCGGCAGCCTTGGCACTTTGAACAACACGACTCCTGGCACGGTTGCTGCCGCAGCGGGCAACTTCACCTATTCGTTGTTCAATAGCGGAGGTGATATCGCCGCGCGCTTGAGCGCCGTCGCGGGACAGGGGCAGGTCAAGATGTTGTCGAGCCCTTCCGTCATGGTGATGGACAACCACCCCGCCTCCATTTCGGTGGGCGAGCAAATTCCAGTGAAGGTCAGCAGCACCATCACCTCAACCAGCTTTTTGTCGGATAACTACCAGCTCAAGGACACCGGTGTGATTCTGAATGTCACGCCTTCGGTCAATTCCGGCAATATGGTGAGTCTGCAGATCGACCAGTCGGTCATCGACAGTGCAGGTATTGACGCTGCATCCCAGCAGACCAAGTTTTCCAACCGCCAACTGACCAGCAAGCTGGCCGTGCGTTCTGGTGAGTCGATTGTGATGGGCGGCTTGATCAGAGACAGGAATGAAGTTTCCGACTCGGGCATTCCTTTGCTGAAGGACATCCCGATCATCGGCAAGGCCTTCAGCAGCACTACCCGAAATAGTGCGCGGACGGAACTTTTGCTCGTGATGACGCCTCGTGTGGTGCGTACCGATGTCGATGTGCGCGAAGTCAGCGAAGAGCTGCGAGACCGACTGCGTGGTTTGAACGATGATGACCTGCTGACCCGTGCCAACAACGCGCCCGCTCCTGCATCGCGCGTAGCCCCTGTACAGCCAGTACAGGCACAGTAA
- a CDS encoding cell surface protein — protein sequence MKKNVLALSIAAAMIGGFAGAASAQTFPNSTMVQPDATTLVRAEGGAGHILVVPYFTSQNDNMSVFHVVNTDTVNGKALKVRFRGAANSDDILDFTVFLSPGDVWTGSVQGNENGSYFLTNDKSCTLPDIRGQQVQFVTDRLPSGATAAQTKEGYIEILNMADITGTATDMYKATKHVAGVAPCTSTVLDATLNINPTDVDSVTAAKTMGFETPSGKLTADWYILNVNQTTTFSGAATAIAATGGNGRGNFVLFPQDATNSAATAANVADLTADPLLQQGMVKAVNFDFPDLSTPYLATTGTPEDQATDLTTSLSNSGVSNQYALDTGINAKTDWVLSMPTRRYSVGADYTKKPTDAGYRVFNDGVGGFFTEANTYVNANNGLICATTNSYTFWDREEQSKKNGAVISPSTLKGLDFCGEVNVLSFNDAAGTSVLGASVARTNVNVDYQNGWGAISYTNSLPVVGSSFIKLSNSGGLANGFSGTYGITWPHRYAAPAVAP from the coding sequence ATGAAGAAAAATGTTCTGGCACTGAGCATTGCGGCCGCCATGATTGGTGGTTTCGCAGGCGCTGCCTCGGCCCAAACGTTCCCTAACTCGACGATGGTTCAGCCAGACGCGACCACGTTGGTCCGTGCTGAAGGCGGTGCAGGCCACATTCTGGTGGTGCCTTACTTCACCTCGCAAAACGACAACATGTCCGTGTTCCACGTGGTGAACACCGACACCGTCAACGGCAAGGCCCTGAAGGTGCGTTTCCGTGGCGCTGCTAACTCTGACGATATCTTGGACTTTACCGTGTTCCTGTCGCCTGGCGACGTATGGACCGGTTCGGTGCAAGGTAACGAAAATGGTTCGTACTTCCTGACCAACGACAAGAGCTGCACGCTGCCCGATATCCGTGGCCAGCAAGTTCAATTCGTGACCGACCGCCTGCCATCTGGTGCTACCGCTGCCCAGACCAAGGAAGGTTACATCGAAATCCTGAACATGGCTGACATCACCGGTACTGCTACCGACATGTACAAGGCCACCAAGCACGTTGCTGGCGTTGCACCTTGCACCAGCACCGTTCTGGACGCAACGCTGAACATCAACCCAACCGATGTTGACAGCGTTACCGCAGCTAAGACCATGGGCTTCGAAACCCCATCGGGCAAGCTGACTGCTGACTGGTACATCCTGAACGTGAACCAAACCACCACGTTCTCGGGTGCTGCTACCGCTATCGCTGCAACCGGTGGCAATGGCCGCGGTAACTTCGTGCTGTTCCCACAAGACGCAACGAACTCCGCTGCTACTGCTGCGAACGTGGCTGATCTGACCGCTGACCCGCTGCTGCAACAAGGCATGGTCAAGGCTGTGAACTTCGACTTCCCAGACCTGTCGACGCCTTACCTGGCTACTACTGGTACCCCAGAAGACCAAGCTACCGATCTGACCACCTCGCTGTCCAACAGCGGTGTGTCGAACCAGTATGCTCTGGATACCGGTATCAATGCTAAGACTGACTGGGTGCTGTCCATGCCTACCCGTCGTTACAGCGTTGGCGCTGACTACACCAAGAAGCCTACGGATGCTGGCTACCGCGTGTTCAACGACGGCGTGGGTGGTTTCTTCACCGAAGCCAACACCTACGTGAACGCTAACAACGGTCTGATCTGCGCGACCACCAACTCCTACACCTTCTGGGATCGCGAAGAGCAATCCAAGAAGAATGGTGCTGTGATCTCGCCTAGCACCCTGAAGGGTCTGGACTTCTGCGGCGAAGTGAACGTGCTGTCGTTCAACGACGCAGCTGGCACCTCGGTGCTGGGTGCTTCCGTTGCTCGTACCAACGTGAACGTTGACTACCAAAACGGTTGGGGCGCTATCAGCTACACCAACTCGCTGCCAGTGGTTGGCTCGTCCTTCATCAAGCTGTCCAACAGCGGCGGCCTGGCTAACGGCTTCAGCGGTACCTACGGTATCACCTGGCCACACCGCTACGCTGCTCCTGCTGTCGCTCCTTAA
- a CDS encoding class I SAM-dependent methyltransferase yields the protein MRHLAQLREKLLGLPHYDDTRISDEWFRSHFHYASDVVAQWLSPVMDVSTARLLQFGCGDGITDLALVLRHGAAAIHGIDVRQEYAKLPRIAQEQLGMQRIPAALSFQTIAPSAPLAGQAPLYDGIMSWSTFEHVQRDQLLPILKDLLACLKPGGHFFLQIEPLFYSAFGSHLRRYDDVAWHHLLVEEDALWKVIEGYDGELSPDEVDFGFADFGPEGYKRFVFKEYQELNRLTADELVALAKEAGFAVAREERRHYEPAPVPEALLAQYPREVLTNNEIFLLLQRPA from the coding sequence ATGCGCCACTTGGCGCAGTTGCGTGAAAAGCTGCTCGGCCTGCCTCATTACGATGACACGCGGATCAGCGACGAATGGTTCCGCTCCCACTTCCACTACGCATCCGATGTCGTAGCGCAGTGGCTCAGCCCGGTGATGGATGTGAGTACCGCCCGTTTGCTGCAGTTTGGCTGTGGCGATGGGATTACCGACTTGGCGCTGGTGCTGCGCCATGGCGCCGCTGCCATCCACGGCATTGATGTGCGGCAGGAGTACGCCAAGCTGCCCCGCATTGCACAAGAGCAGTTAGGCATGCAGCGCATTCCGGCCGCGCTGAGTTTTCAGACGATTGCGCCCAGCGCGCCCTTGGCGGGCCAGGCGCCGCTCTATGACGGCATCATGAGCTGGTCGACCTTTGAGCATGTGCAGCGCGACCAGTTGCTGCCCATTCTGAAAGACCTGCTGGCCTGCCTGAAGCCGGGCGGGCATTTCTTCCTGCAGATCGAGCCGCTGTTCTACTCGGCCTTTGGCTCGCACCTGCGCCGTTATGACGATGTCGCCTGGCACCACCTGCTGGTCGAAGAGGATGCGCTCTGGAAGGTGATTGAAGGCTATGACGGCGAACTCAGCCCCGATGAGGTGGACTTTGGCTTTGCCGATTTTGGGCCGGAGGGCTACAAGCGCTTTGTGTTCAAGGAATACCAAGAACTCAACCGCCTGACCGCCGATGAGCTGGTAGCGCTGGCCAAGGAAGCGGGCTTTGCGGTGGCACGCGAAGAGCGCCGCCACTATGAGCCGGCGCCCGTGCCGGAAGCCTTGTTGGCGCAGTACCCGCGCGAGGTGCTGACCAATAACGAGATCTTTTTGCTGCTGCAGCGTCCTGCTTGA